The Siansivirga zeaxanthinifaciens CC-SAMT-1 region TTAAACTAATAGATTAATAGTTTTTTAAGTAATTATAAAAGGAACATGCTTTTTAAGGGCATAATTCTTTTTTAGGAATTTAGAATTTAATTTTGAATCTGAAATAGAGACCGCTGCACCCAAAGCAGAACCCAAAGACGAGTCGGTTGTTCTTAATTTCATGTTTCTAAAGTTATGAGATAATAGTTTGATAAAGAGATCATTATCACTAAAACCACCATCTACATAAAGTCTTTTAATATCATCGTTTCCAACAACGGTCTTAATGCTTTTTATTTGAAGCATTACTAATTCGGTCATGAGTTGATGATATGCATCTTCAAATTTATCGTAAGGAATTTTTGTTTTTTCTGGCATATCTGGATCTACAATGCTTTCCCATTTAAACATATGTTCAAAATCATGAATAATTTCAAAATACGTGTCATAATCAAATTTAACATGACGATGGTAATCTTCTGAAACACCAAAATGTTTATCGAGTTTACTTACTTGTATTTTGTATTCATTACCTAAGAATAAACGGGTAGCTTTTACAGGCTTGCCATTAATTCGCATGTAGTTTATAGAATCTTTATCCTGAGTATCTTCAATAATTGGATGATCTGTAAACGGATTTAAAGCAATACTCCAGGTGCCTGTAGAAATTAAAACAAACTTCTTTTTTACACTTCGTATGTAGGGCAATAGAGCCGATGAACTATCGTGAATTCCAACACCAATTTTAATGCGTTTACCATTGTAATTCATATTAATACTGGTTTCGGTAGAAACAATGGTTGGTAATATTTTATGAAGTTCTTCTTTGTATACCCACTCGTGGTAATCTTTTTTTATATAATCCCAAAGCGCTGTATGGCAACCTATACTTGTGTATTCGCTTAATGCAATTCCTGTGAAAATATAACTTAAATATTGCGGTAAGTGTAAAGAGTACTTTATTTTTTTAAATATTTCAGGCTTTGTGTATTTTATCCAGTAGAGTTGTAAACCCGAGTTTAATAAACTTAAATCAAAGCAACCTGTAGTTTTTAGAAATGATTCTTTCGGACCATATTTTTCAATAAAGCCATCAATGATTTCTTTATCGATTGGTTTTGTGTAATTATATAAAGGCGTAAGTACTTCGCCATTTTCATCTAAATGTACAAAACTGGCACCATAAGTGGAAAAATTAATAGCTTTTACATTATATTCTGAGGCTTTAAGAATATTTTTAAAAACATTCTTTAACCAATCTTGGAGCGCTTTTAAATTTTCTGTAGGATGACCATCTTCGTCTTCAATTTCATCGAATTTGGTATATTCTTTATAAACTTCTTTAAAATCGCTATCGAAAAGAAAGAACTTTTTATTGGTTTTTCCTATATCAAAAACAGCAGTTACATCTATCATAATTAAACGATTATAAACCTGTTGCTACAGTATTTTTTCCTCTCTCTTTTATTAATTCATTTCTAACGTCTAAACTTCTGTAGGCTTTAATTGGATTTAAAGCACCACCAGCATTTAATCTTGCTTTTTCCAGAAGCGGTCTTACATCTGTTCTATAAGCGTTTTGTAGAATTTCTTGACACTTTACAACATCGTTTTCTTGTTGTGCTATTTTTAATTCATTTTGGTCAACTAATAGCGCTTTAGCATAGGCTTCCTGAATAGCCTCTAGAGATTGTATTAAGTCTTCTAAGGGATCTTTTACGTTATGACTTGCGTCAATCATCCAAGCTAAATCTGGGTTTTGCGGATTGTTTTGCATACCATAAACCAATTCATTAAAAATTAAAAATAGGGCATAAGGTTTAATGCTTCCAACGGTTAAATCGTCGTCACCATATTTACTATCATTGAAGTGGAAACCACCTAATTTTCCTTTAAGCATTAAAATAGAAACAATTTGCTCTATGTTGCTATTTGGTAAATGATGACCTAAATCTACCAATGAGTAAGCTTTATCACCACAAGCATTTGCTAACATAAAAGAAGTACCCCAGTCTTGTATAACTGTACTGTAAAAATTAGGTTCGTAGGGTTTATACTCTATAAGCATACTCCAGTCGTTTGGCAATCCTTTATAAATTTCTTTTAAACTGTTTTCTGTATTTTGAAGCGCTGTTTGAAAGTTATTTTGACCTGGAAAACATGAGCCATCTGCTAACCAAACGGTTAAACTTTTGGATCCTAGTTTGTCACCAATATTAATAACATCTAAATTATGCTGTATGGCTTGTTGTCTAACTGCTTCACTTGTATTGCTTAAAGAGCCATATTTATAACTTTCTTTCGCATTTTTTTGATCTTGAAAAGTATTTGAATTTACAGCATCAAATTTAATATTTAGACCACTAGCAATTTCCTTAATAGCTTTATAATCTTCTGGAATATCCCATGGAATATGAAGCGAAACAGCTCCCGCAGTTTGTGTTAGGCTATGAATTAAACCAACATCTTGAATTTTTTGCTCTAAGTTTGAAGGTTCTCCGTAAAAAGAAAATCTTCCAAATCTTGTACCCCCAGCACCCAAAGCCCAACTAGGAATGGCTACTTGAAATTCTTGAAGTTTTTTTACGATGTTGTTTACATCAACACCTTTATTGTTTAAGCTGTTTGATAAAAAATCAAAGTGATCATTGTGAGATTTTAAATCGTTATTATTTACGTTTTGAATGTGATTTTCTTCTATTTTCATGTCTTTATGTCTAGGTTTTGTTGGTGTCAAACTTGACTAAACCATTAAAGTGTGATTTATATTATTTGGTATTGATGTTTTAAAAAAAAACTTCCATATATAATTTAATATGCTATGGAAGTTTTTACAAACTAAAACTAACTTAAAAATTTATCTTACAAATGCATTGGCCATACCACCATCTACATTTATAATATTTCCGGTAGATTTATCTAGGATGCCTACTAATGTAAAAACACCATTTGCGATATCTGCAGGAGTAATAATTTCATTTAATAAATTTCTTTTTGCATAAAACGCAGGTAATTCTTCAACAGTAATCCCATTAGCTTTAGCACGACCTTCTGCCCAAGCACCTTCCCATATTTTACTACCTACTATAACACCATCTGGATTTACGGTATTAACTCTAATTTTATCTTTTGCTAATTCGGCAGCTAATAAACGTACCATATGTTGTTGTGCAGCTTTTGCTGTACCGTAAGCAACATTATTAGGGCCTGCAACTAAACCGTTTTTACTTGCTATAGAAATATAATTTCCGCCAAGGCCTTGTTTACGCATAATAGCTGCAGCTTGTTTAGCTAAGTCAAACTGTCCTTTAACTAAAATGCTTTGTAAAATATTCCAATCTTTATCTGTAGTATCTTCTAAAGCTTTAGAAATTGCTAAGCCTGCACTATGTACAATAATATCAACACCACCAAACTCAATACACGCTGTTTTGTAAGCTTCAGCAATAGAATCGGTATTTGTTACATCACAAATAGCATAAGCCGAAACATCGCGTTTATATGTGGTGTGTGCTTCTTTTAAACTAGCTTCATTAATATCTGTTAAAACTACATTAGCTCCTTCTTCAGCTAATTTATCTGCGATTGCTTTACCAATACCACCACCAGCTCCTGTAACAAAAGCTACTTTACGAGACAAAGGTTTTTCTTTAGGCATTCTAGAAAGTTTAGCTTCTTCTAGTAACCAATATTCAATATCGAAAGCCTCTTGTCTTGGTAAAGACGTGTACTCTGTAATCGCTTCTGCACCACGCATTACATTAATGGCATTTATATAAAATTCACTAGCAACACGAGTTGTTTGTTTGTCTTTAGAGAAACTAAACATACCAACACCTGGGTAAATAATAATAACCGGGTTAGGATCACGCATTGCAGGACTATTATGTTTTTTACAAGTGTTATAATAATCGGCGTATTCTTTTCTGTATTTTGCAAAAGCTGGCTCTAATTTAGCAAGTACAGCCTGTGTGTCTTCAAGATCTTCATTCTTGTCAAGTGTTAAAACTAGAGGTTGAATTTTAGTTCTCAAGAAATGGTCTGGACAAGAAGTTCCAAGTGGAGCTAAACGTTCTAAATCATGACTGTTTATAAATTCTAAAACCACATCGCTGTCTGAGAAATGACCAATCATTCCTTTTTCAGAAGAACATAAGCCTCTTAATAGTGGCATTAATTGGGCTGCTTTTTCTAAACGCTCTTCTTTTGGAAGGCTTTCAATTTTTTGTCCACCAAAAACAGA contains the following coding sequences:
- a CDS encoding FGGY-family carbohydrate kinase; translation: MIDVTAVFDIGKTNKKFFLFDSDFKEVYKEYTKFDEIEDEDGHPTENLKALQDWLKNVFKNILKASEYNVKAINFSTYGASFVHLDENGEVLTPLYNYTKPIDKEIIDGFIEKYGPKESFLKTTGCFDLSLLNSGLQLYWIKYTKPEIFKKIKYSLHLPQYLSYIFTGIALSEYTSIGCHTALWDYIKKDYHEWVYKEELHKILPTIVSTETSINMNYNGKRIKIGVGIHDSSSALLPYIRSVKKKFVLISTGTWSIALNPFTDHPIIEDTQDKDSINYMRINGKPVKATRLFLGNEYKIQVSKLDKHFGVSEDYHRHVKFDYDTYFEIIHDFEHMFKWESIVDPDMPEKTKIPYDKFEDAYHQLMTELVMLQIKSIKTVVGNDDIKRLYVDGGFSDNDLFIKLLSHNFRNMKLRTTDSSLGSALGAAVSISDSKLNSKFLKKNYALKKHVPFIIT
- a CDS encoding sugar isomerase — protein: MKIEENHIQNVNNNDLKSHNDHFDFLSNSLNNKGVDVNNIVKKLQEFQVAIPSWALGAGGTRFGRFSFYGEPSNLEQKIQDVGLIHSLTQTAGAVSLHIPWDIPEDYKAIKEIASGLNIKFDAVNSNTFQDQKNAKESYKYGSLSNTSEAVRQQAIQHNLDVINIGDKLGSKSLTVWLADGSCFPGQNNFQTALQNTENSLKEIYKGLPNDWSMLIEYKPYEPNFYSTVIQDWGTSFMLANACGDKAYSLVDLGHHLPNSNIEQIVSILMLKGKLGGFHFNDSKYGDDDLTVGSIKPYALFLIFNELVYGMQNNPQNPDLAWMIDASHNVKDPLEDLIQSLEAIQEAYAKALLVDQNELKIAQQENDVVKCQEILQNAYRTDVRPLLEKARLNAGGALNPIKAYRSLDVRNELIKERGKNTVATGL
- a CDS encoding bifunctional rhamnulose-1-phosphate aldolase/short-chain dehydrogenase; its protein translation is MSTLTKNFKYVDYLWDNDKAAALKDDQVALFLYRSNILGADLRITNYGGGNTSCKTIEKDPLTNEEVEVMWVKGSGGDIGTLTRSGIAGLYTGRLRELKNVYGGLEDEDRMVGLFNHCIYDLDSKAPSIDTPLHGLLPFAHIDHLHPDALIAVAAAKDSEKVTKEIWGDTMGWVPWQRPGFDLGLQLEKCLADNPGIRGIVLGSHGLFTWGDTSYECYMNSLEVIEMASEYIENKIKEKGSVFGGQKIESLPKEERLEKAAQLMPLLRGLCSSEKGMIGHFSDSDVVLEFINSHDLERLAPLGTSCPDHFLRTKIQPLVLTLDKNEDLEDTQAVLAKLEPAFAKYRKEYADYYNTCKKHNSPAMRDPNPVIIIYPGVGMFSFSKDKQTTRVASEFYINAINVMRGAEAITEYTSLPRQEAFDIEYWLLEEAKLSRMPKEKPLSRKVAFVTGAGGGIGKAIADKLAEEGANVVLTDINEASLKEAHTTYKRDVSAYAICDVTNTDSIAEAYKTACIEFGGVDIIVHSAGLAISKALEDTTDKDWNILQSILVKGQFDLAKQAAAIMRKQGLGGNYISIASKNGLVAGPNNVAYGTAKAAQQHMVRLLAAELAKDKIRVNTVNPDGVIVGSKIWEGAWAEGRAKANGITVEELPAFYAKRNLLNEIITPADIANGVFTLVGILDKSTGNIINVDGGMANAFVR